In the genome of Paenibacillus pabuli, one region contains:
- a CDS encoding YheC/YheD family protein translates to MSSPVLGIMTLYLNEHRALEERSIYRRMILEGRKLGLDIYVFTPADVHPGGKKIEAMVFHSDKGWSREWRSFPDIIFDRCRIQRNRRFQQLLAFRQKYGHLLFLNRPLRNKWTIHQTLSAKSAFREHLPDTFLYQDMSDVNRMLKASPLIYLKPINGTGGRGILRIERNGSEANTVLVQGRDQKRKIITPRKVHLSRLGSLLQNWNMKDKYLVQQGIQLQLPNGRVHDYRMLVQKNGEGEWELTGCAGRMGAEKSVTSNLHGGGQAIAMQKLMKQWITDEQQRAEIYAAAEKFGIDVATFLENTYGSLCELALDLAIDKSGHIYLLEVNPKPAREVFARIGEKDIYFKAITQPLEYALWVYRNHANAIRPPQGVKVTKPVKRAKGKSATLKRTRKSRL, encoded by the coding sequence GTGTCCTCACCTGTTCTGGGCATTATGACGCTGTACTTAAATGAACATCGCGCTCTGGAAGAACGGAGCATATACCGCAGAATGATCCTTGAAGGGCGCAAGCTGGGACTCGATATTTATGTGTTCACACCTGCCGATGTACATCCAGGAGGCAAAAAGATTGAGGCAATGGTCTTCCATTCGGATAAAGGCTGGTCCAGGGAATGGCGTTCATTTCCGGATATCATCTTCGACCGATGCCGCATACAGCGCAATCGCAGATTCCAGCAGCTGCTTGCCTTTCGTCAAAAGTATGGTCACTTGCTCTTTCTCAACCGCCCATTACGCAATAAATGGACCATACATCAGACACTCTCGGCGAAGTCAGCCTTTCGCGAGCATTTGCCCGATACTTTCCTGTATCAGGATATGTCCGATGTCAATCGAATGCTGAAGGCCTCCCCCCTAATCTATCTGAAGCCCATTAATGGAACCGGAGGGCGCGGAATTCTTCGCATCGAACGAAATGGCAGCGAGGCCAATACGGTTCTTGTTCAGGGACGGGACCAAAAACGCAAGATCATCACCCCGCGTAAAGTCCATCTGTCACGTCTCGGCTCACTTCTTCAGAACTGGAATATGAAAGACAAATACCTGGTTCAACAGGGTATTCAACTCCAGCTTCCGAATGGCCGTGTTCATGATTATCGAATGCTGGTCCAGAAAAACGGCGAAGGAGAGTGGGAACTAACCGGATGTGCAGGACGGATGGGCGCTGAGAAAAGTGTTACCTCGAACCTGCATGGCGGTGGTCAGGCCATAGCAATGCAAAAACTGATGAAACAATGGATTACGGATGAACAGCAGCGAGCCGAAATTTACGCCGCGGCTGAGAAATTCGGAATTGATGTTGCTACATTTCTGGAAAATACCTATGGCAGCTTGTGTGAACTCGCACTGGATTTGGCGATTGACAAGAGTGGGCACATCTATCTGCTCGAAGTGAATCCAAAACCTGCACGTGAGGTATTCGCTCGCATTGGTGAGAAGGATATCTATTTCAAAGCGATCACCCAACCATTGGAGTACGCCTTGTGGGTATACCGCAATCACGCAAATGCAATACGTCCCCCTCAAGGCGTGAAGGTAACCAAACCGGTCAAACGCGCAAAAGGTAAATCTGCCACCCTCAAGAGGACCAGAAAATCCCGGTTATGA
- a CDS encoding YheC/YheD family protein, with product MSTKKVTIQVTGSGILQDDVIMLGEGVLKALKIPSGRPLQLQFGSFRREVTVIPVPRYDGLRINQTVASKTGLVPRSVLRISYRSASRTLRLGPHISVLVSRDYPDQPDRPFGSITMFCQELVNACRKKGAYVSFFTPEDIGAVTGYMKGWVYDDGWKKTVLPIADVVNNRLTSRKLENKPSVQHFMKEVKSLYGTQTFNEKFLDKNEVFDALKSISTLKKVLPESHLLKASATLKTMCNRYPVVFLKPVRGSLGKGIIRVSRQSDGSFLTLATGVGGTRKQTYASLDKLYASLSGKMKTTRYQIQQGLTLIDNSGRPVDFRALVQKNRTGKWSVTSIVARIAGGSHYVSNLARGGSLSTVKEAVGKTQLSGSAKASAYAGLHTAALDIAKGIEGAIPAHFGELGIDLAMDTSGRVWLLEVNSKPSKNDNTPLSESKIRPSVKAMLEYSTYLAGF from the coding sequence ATGTCCACTAAAAAAGTAACGATTCAGGTTACCGGCTCGGGCATCCTGCAGGACGACGTCATCATGCTGGGTGAAGGGGTGCTCAAGGCACTTAAAATACCTTCGGGAAGGCCGCTTCAACTGCAATTCGGCTCTTTCCGCCGTGAAGTCACTGTCATCCCTGTTCCAAGGTATGACGGTCTACGCATCAATCAAACGGTAGCCAGCAAAACCGGCCTTGTTCCCCGTTCGGTTCTGAGGATATCCTATCGTTCAGCCAGCCGTACGCTGCGTCTTGGGCCCCACATCAGTGTATTGGTCAGCCGGGATTATCCCGATCAGCCCGATCGGCCCTTTGGCTCCATCACGATGTTCTGTCAAGAACTGGTGAACGCCTGCCGGAAGAAGGGCGCCTATGTATCCTTTTTCACACCGGAGGATATTGGAGCGGTAACGGGTTATATGAAAGGCTGGGTGTACGATGACGGCTGGAAAAAGACTGTTCTGCCTATAGCAGACGTCGTCAATAATCGGCTGACGTCCCGCAAGCTTGAGAACAAACCTAGCGTACAGCATTTTATGAAAGAAGTAAAATCGCTCTACGGTACACAAACCTTCAACGAAAAGTTTCTGGACAAAAATGAAGTATTCGATGCCTTGAAGTCCATTTCAACACTGAAGAAGGTACTGCCGGAATCACATTTACTCAAAGCTTCGGCTACGCTTAAAACCATGTGCAACCGATATCCGGTTGTCTTTCTAAAGCCGGTTCGCGGGTCGCTTGGCAAAGGAATCATTCGGGTCTCCCGTCAAAGTGACGGAAGCTTTCTTACGCTCGCCACTGGCGTTGGAGGTACCCGCAAACAAACATATGCTTCTCTGGATAAACTTTATGCCAGTCTGTCAGGAAAAATGAAAACGACACGTTATCAGATCCAGCAGGGTCTAACCCTTATCGATAATAGTGGCAGACCCGTGGATTTCCGTGCGCTTGTGCAAAAAAACCGCACAGGTAAATGGAGTGTTACTTCCATCGTCGCACGTATTGCAGGGGGCAGCCACTACGTATCCAATCTGGCACGTGGTGGAAGTCTCAGTACCGTTAAGGAAGCAGTAGGCAAAACCCAGTTGTCCGGTTCAGCCAAAGCTTCGGCTTATGCCGGTCTGCATACAGCTGCGCTGGATATTGCCAAGGGCATTGAGGGAGCCATCCCCGCCCATTTTGGCGAACTGGGCATCGACCTGGCCATGGACACCAGCGGAAGGGTCTGGCTGCTTGAAGTGAACTCCAAACCTTCCAAGAATGATAATACGCCACTTAGCGAGAGCAAAATCCGGCCTTCGGTCAAAGCGATGCTGGAATACTCAACCTATCTGGCCGGATTCTGA
- a CDS encoding YtpI family protein has product MFIDVFKYALIAIFALAMVCSALNSIRSRRTTDPIATGLYRSWTNIWMGSMIIILALILMFVFTGSTLSVIVEALFLIMGAYNLFAGLRNRSYYAHLQQHANNETTKTSGQSA; this is encoded by the coding sequence GTGTTCATCGATGTATTCAAATATGCCCTAATCGCCATATTTGCCCTGGCCATGGTCTGTTCGGCTCTGAACAGCATTCGTTCGCGCAGAACCACTGATCCCATCGCCACAGGTCTTTATCGCTCATGGACCAATATCTGGATGGGCAGCATGATAATTATTCTTGCCCTGATCCTGATGTTTGTGTTTACCGGTTCTACGTTATCCGTCATCGTGGAAGCGCTATTTCTAATTATGGGAGCGTACAATTTGTTTGCCGGGTTACGTAACCGCAGTTACTATGCACATCTTCAGCAACATGCAAACAATGAAACGACCAAGACATCCGGACAATCTGCCTGA
- a CDS encoding YheC/YheD family protein: MSLTFCNLHFTQQPDKVVYVSNALMKSLNLSGKKTIHLRFGRDRVPATIKPIKKAGKHLYLASGIRNLMNVPKRGSIYLRNLQNDEVQLGPLIGVLSDGPSSGSNPFGSRTGFIKQLLREGSRKSYIYAFTPRDINWQNETVSGFFLNDNGSFSRKTVPLPDVVYNRLPSRRSDFSPAINQLRDRFVRRKIPFFNWSFFNKSDIYNLLENDPAAGRYIPESITNPSVEQMKEMLERHQFVYYKPTAGSLGNGIYRLTYSPKRGYFARYRKKGGNALLRFGSFNSLMRMLQGRHGKQLRGYVVQQGIRLIEIDECPIDFRFHMHKNGNNQWVVVGIGAKKAGRGSVTTHIKNGGSLMTPEQALKRNFGDRSGEVLQHAKSVAITLAQAIETQHQHLIGEIGFDLGIDQEEHVWMFEANAKPGRSIFRHPSLRLEGKSSVEHILEHCLYLSKFRKKDGI; this comes from the coding sequence ATGAGTTTGACCTTTTGCAATCTGCATTTCACACAGCAGCCGGATAAAGTGGTTTATGTATCCAACGCATTAATGAAAAGCCTCAATCTATCCGGCAAAAAAACGATTCATTTGCGGTTTGGCCGTGACCGGGTTCCCGCAACCATCAAACCGATCAAAAAGGCAGGCAAACATCTTTATCTCGCTTCGGGCATACGCAATCTGATGAACGTTCCGAAACGGGGCAGCATCTACCTCCGCAACTTGCAGAACGATGAAGTCCAATTGGGTCCGCTGATCGGCGTACTGTCTGACGGACCTTCATCTGGTTCCAATCCGTTTGGATCCCGTACCGGTTTTATCAAACAACTGCTCCGCGAGGGGAGCCGTAAATCCTATATTTATGCGTTCACCCCAAGGGATATCAACTGGCAGAATGAAACGGTATCCGGTTTTTTCCTTAACGATAATGGAAGCTTTAGTCGTAAAACGGTACCCCTGCCAGATGTCGTATACAACAGACTGCCCAGCCGCCGCTCAGACTTCTCACCAGCGATCAACCAATTGCGGGATCGATTCGTCAGACGGAAAATTCCTTTCTTCAACTGGAGTTTCTTCAATAAGTCAGATATCTACAATTTGCTGGAGAATGATCCGGCAGCAGGAAGATATATTCCTGAATCCATCACCAATCCGTCAGTAGAGCAGATGAAAGAAATGCTGGAGCGTCATCAGTTTGTTTATTATAAGCCAACAGCAGGAAGTCTGGGCAACGGCATCTACCGACTGACCTATTCGCCCAAACGTGGATATTTCGCTCGTTATCGCAAAAAAGGCGGCAACGCCCTGCTCCGATTCGGCTCATTCAACAGCCTGATGCGCATGCTTCAAGGCAGGCACGGTAAACAGCTTCGCGGTTATGTCGTTCAGCAAGGCATCCGGTTAATTGAGATTGATGAATGCCCCATTGATTTTCGTTTTCACATGCACAAAAATGGCAACAATCAATGGGTGGTCGTCGGCATCGGCGCCAAAAAAGCCGGTCGAGGCAGTGTAACCACGCATATTAAAAACGGCGGCTCCCTGATGACCCCTGAGCAGGCACTCAAACGCAACTTCGGAGATCGCTCTGGAGAAGTGCTTCAGCATGCCAAATCTGTTGCTATTACACTCGCCCAGGCGATTGAAACCCAGCACCAGCATCTGATTGGTGAAATCGGCTTTGATCTGGGCATTGATCAGGAGGAACACGTATGGATGTTCGAAGCGAACGCCAAACCCGGTCGGTCCATTTTCCGTCACCCTTCGCTCAGGCTGGAAGGAAAATCATCGGTGGAGCACATCCTGGAACATTGCCTGTATTTGAGCAAATTCCGGAAGAAAGACGGCATTTGA
- a CDS encoding YheC/YheD family protein, whose protein sequence is MSFQDDFRPIIAILTMHDDQRMFRGNQQNFLDIVQTGENMGYVVYVVTVRDLNVSGPTVKGYTYNNGSGKWTSQSFPLPHVLYNRIPNREDERKSSVQRKIEECMRSGIELYNPFFFNKWNLFEWLKKSKSTQQLIPYTRRMRTASALGTVLRSYPYLYLKPESGKAGKGIMMLKFQEKERLPYRLKIQSARKSTTYKAATLSKLWARIRKETGHTPYIMQQGIELASSHKRPFDLRVLVQKNGKGQWSVTGVGARLAGSRSITTHVPRGGTVEDPEKLLTDLFGEEMSNTLMKRVKSTSLLIARQVERGSGHTLGEMSMDLGVDDLGEIWFFEANAKPMKFDEPQIRRRSLERIFQYSAYLARQSKR, encoded by the coding sequence ATGAGCTTTCAGGATGATTTTAGACCCATCATTGCCATTCTGACCATGCATGATGATCAACGGATGTTCAGAGGAAACCAACAGAACTTCCTGGATATTGTGCAAACGGGCGAAAATATGGGATATGTGGTGTACGTCGTGACTGTAAGGGATTTAAACGTGAGCGGCCCCACCGTAAAAGGATACACGTACAACAATGGGAGCGGGAAATGGACTTCACAGTCCTTCCCTCTTCCCCATGTGCTCTACAATCGGATTCCCAACCGGGAAGATGAGCGCAAATCTTCAGTACAACGCAAAATTGAAGAATGCATGCGTTCCGGCATCGAACTGTATAACCCGTTTTTCTTCAATAAATGGAATCTGTTCGAATGGCTAAAGAAATCCAAATCCACCCAGCAACTGATTCCCTATACTCGCCGGATGCGAACAGCCTCCGCTCTGGGGACGGTGCTGAGATCATATCCTTACCTGTATCTGAAACCCGAGAGCGGCAAGGCCGGAAAAGGCATCATGATGCTCAAGTTCCAGGAAAAAGAACGCCTGCCTTACCGGCTTAAAATACAGAGTGCCCGAAAGAGTACCACGTACAAAGCGGCAACTCTCTCCAAATTATGGGCAAGAATTCGCAAGGAAACCGGACATACGCCCTATATCATGCAGCAGGGTATTGAGCTGGCCTCGTCCCACAAGCGTCCATTCGATCTGCGGGTACTCGTGCAGAAAAACGGCAAGGGTCAATGGAGCGTAACCGGTGTTGGCGCCCGTCTTGCCGGCTCTCGAAGCATTACCACCCACGTTCCGCGCGGAGGCACTGTGGAGGACCCGGAGAAGCTGCTCACCGATCTCTTCGGAGAAGAAATGTCGAATACTCTGATGAAACGGGTGAAATCCACTTCATTGTTGATCGCAAGACAAGTGGAACGGGGCTCAGGGCATACGCTTGGCGAAATGTCCATGGATTTAGGTGTTGACGATCTGGGTGAAATCTGGTTTTTTGAAGCGAATGCGAAGCCGATGAAGTTTGATGAACCGCAGATCCGGCGGAGGTCATTAGAACGTATTTTTCAGTACAGCGCCTACCTTGCCCGTCAGTCCAAACGATGA
- a CDS encoding YheC/YheD family protein gives MFLKHQTNTVAILVRATEGSPPFVDELFCRRLSLESHRYNLNIIVLAVANRSSASRLTYGYAFDRGEWNIVPLPAVNLIMNRCLQPLPRTFKQQLQQLVSSGNRHHCRYWSASLPGKWKVYRALSAEPRLRTLLAPTILLQSDTLWEQWLELWPKGIFFKPVSGTHGKDTFRLYRQDHHPSWKVEGRNKHNEFIHRTFERRQDVSAWLDLHKAGKKMILQPYLELNHHGRPFDIRALVQKNGQGRWSLTGCMVREGPAGSLTSNLHGGGKAYPVQPYLLDRYGREQSNTLLESIRQAAVRIPLLLESRFGRLAELGLDFGADVQGRLWLLEVNSRPGRSSFTEAGDPRMHSLAYTRPLAYARYLLQQHVLTDGKRPMKMPNTSSTAGLKPVPIHGS, from the coding sequence ATGTTCCTGAAACATCAGACAAACACAGTAGCCATCCTAGTTCGGGCAACAGAAGGCTCGCCTCCTTTCGTGGATGAACTCTTCTGTCGTCGTCTCAGTTTGGAAAGCCACCGTTACAACCTAAATATCATCGTGTTGGCTGTAGCGAATAGATCCAGCGCATCCCGGCTCACATATGGCTATGCATTCGACAGAGGAGAATGGAATATCGTCCCCCTTCCTGCTGTGAACCTGATTATGAATCGGTGTTTGCAGCCGCTCCCTAGGACATTCAAGCAGCAGCTTCAGCAGCTAGTATCGTCAGGCAATAGACACCATTGCCGTTACTGGTCTGCTTCCCTGCCTGGTAAATGGAAGGTATACCGCGCCTTGTCTGCTGAACCCAGACTGCGTACTCTTCTCGCGCCTACGATACTCCTTCAGTCGGATACTTTATGGGAGCAGTGGCTGGAGCTCTGGCCGAAAGGTATTTTCTTCAAACCTGTTTCGGGCACCCATGGCAAGGATACGTTTCGCCTTTATCGCCAAGATCACCACCCCTCCTGGAAAGTGGAGGGAAGAAATAAACACAATGAATTCATTCACCGCACATTTGAACGTCGCCAGGATGTCTCTGCCTGGCTGGACTTACACAAGGCCGGTAAAAAGATGATCTTACAGCCATATCTGGAACTGAATCATCATGGACGACCGTTCGACATTAGGGCCTTGGTGCAAAAAAATGGGCAAGGACGCTGGTCTTTAACCGGATGTATGGTACGGGAAGGACCAGCTGGCTCACTCACTTCCAATTTGCATGGAGGGGGAAAGGCATACCCTGTGCAGCCTTATCTGCTGGACCGATACGGAAGGGAACAGTCCAACACTCTGTTGGAGTCGATCAGGCAGGCTGCTGTACGCATCCCTCTTCTGTTAGAAAGTCGATTTGGCAGGCTGGCCGAACTAGGTCTGGATTTCGGAGCAGATGTTCAGGGGCGCCTTTGGCTGCTCGAAGTGAATTCGAGACCAGGACGTTCCTCGTTTACAGAGGCGGGCGACCCCCGTATGCACAGTCTGGCCTACACCCGACCGCTTGCCTATGCCCGTTATTTGCTGCAACAACATGTTCTCACGGACGGGAAGCGTCCAATGAAAATGCCGAATACATCCAGCACAGCTGGCCTGAAACCCGTCCCGATTCACGGCAGTTGA
- a CDS encoding YlbF family regulator, whose protein sequence is MNIYDKANDLAKALRESTEVEEITSAMKLIETDPEAKAMLDNFRDQQMELQQRMMSGDMPAPDEMEKMEKLFEVLSLNLNIRRLFDAERRLSVIIEDVNKIIADSLGHLYGGAEA, encoded by the coding sequence GTGAACATTTATGACAAAGCCAATGATTTGGCCAAAGCACTGAGAGAAAGTACCGAGGTGGAAGAAATTACTTCTGCGATGAAGCTGATCGAAACAGATCCGGAAGCAAAGGCTATGCTGGACAATTTCCGTGATCAACAGATGGAATTGCAACAACGGATGATGAGTGGGGATATGCCTGCACCGGACGAGATGGAGAAAATGGAGAAACTGTTTGAAGTGTTGAGCCTCAACCTGAACATTCGTCGTCTGTTTGACGCTGAACGTCGCCTGAGTGTCATTATCGAAGACGTAAACAAAATTATTGCAGACAGCCTGGGTCATCTGTACGGTGGCGCTGAAGCCTAA
- a CDS encoding DRTGG domain-containing protein, translated as MDGQEENVTKHEQLLQHIEQLKVGSKISVRGLARELGVSEGTAYRAVKEAENFGLVVTKERIGTVRIEKRPRGMTEQLTFADVVTIVEGHVLGGSDGLAKPLHKYVIGAMKEQAMARYIDAGSLLIVGNRDNAHSLALEQGAGVLITGGFGTSREVRVMADELGLPIISSRHDTFTVASMINRAIFDRLIKKKIMLVEDIIGQKPRIQVLKVTSSAADFHLLVSETGEHRFPVVDEWNRVIGIVSLKDVSELKEDQSIEKCVVRRPITASLQTSLASAAQIMTWEGIDFLPIVDRNRKLIASVTRREVLQAMRDAQKQPQLGETFDHLIWNGFAEERGEQNELFFHGFIIPQMATDLGTISEGVLLNVMTQAGRRAAWDVTGNDHIVDNVTTYFVRPVQIEDQILVRPIILETSRRTCKMDIVISRDGNVVCKAVMTLQSIDHA; from the coding sequence ATGGACGGACAGGAAGAAAACGTGACGAAGCATGAACAATTGCTTCAACATATTGAACAACTGAAGGTAGGCAGTAAAATATCGGTGCGCGGACTGGCACGGGAGCTTGGCGTAAGCGAAGGAACAGCGTATCGGGCGGTAAAAGAGGCGGAAAACTTCGGTCTTGTCGTCACCAAGGAAAGAATCGGGACGGTGAGGATTGAGAAAAGGCCCCGCGGCATGACTGAGCAGCTGACTTTTGCCGACGTGGTAACCATTGTTGAAGGTCATGTGCTGGGTGGAAGCGACGGTCTGGCCAAACCGCTTCACAAGTATGTGATCGGTGCGATGAAAGAACAGGCCATGGCCCGTTACATTGACGCAGGAAGTCTGTTGATTGTTGGAAACCGGGACAATGCCCATTCACTTGCCCTTGAACAGGGCGCAGGGGTATTGATTACAGGTGGCTTCGGTACAAGCCGTGAAGTGAGAGTGATGGCGGATGAACTGGGTCTACCCATCATTTCCTCCAGACATGATACGTTTACAGTGGCTTCAATGATTAACCGCGCGATCTTTGATCGACTGATTAAGAAAAAGATTATGCTTGTAGAGGATATCATCGGTCAGAAACCCCGAATTCAGGTGCTCAAAGTGACCAGTTCGGCCGCGGATTTTCATTTGCTGGTTTCGGAGACGGGAGAGCATCGCTTCCCTGTAGTGGATGAATGGAACCGGGTTATCGGTATTGTAAGTCTCAAAGATGTTAGCGAGCTAAAAGAGGATCAGAGTATTGAGAAATGTGTTGTACGCCGCCCGATTACAGCTTCACTGCAAACCTCACTTGCTTCGGCTGCACAGATCATGACATGGGAGGGAATTGACTTCCTGCCGATTGTGGATCGGAACCGTAAATTGATTGCATCCGTCACGCGTAGGGAAGTGCTGCAGGCGATGCGTGATGCACAGAAGCAGCCACAGCTTGGAGAAACGTTTGATCATCTGATCTGGAACGGATTTGCCGAGGAGCGGGGAGAACAGAACGAATTGTTTTTCCACGGATTTATCATTCCGCAGATGGCAACAGACCTCGGTACCATCTCGGAAGGTGTTTTGCTGAATGTGATGACACAGGCGGGACGGCGTGCAGCCTGGGACGTTACAGGAAACGATCATATTGTGGATAATGTAACAACGTATTTTGTTCGTCCCGTACAGATTGAAGATCAAATTCTGGTCCGTCCCATTATTCTGGAGACAAGCCGTCGGACCTGCAAAATGGATATTGTTATTTCCCGTGATGGGAATGTGGTATGCAAAGCGGTGATGACCCTGCAATCCATTGATCATGCTTAG
- a CDS encoding YtrH family sporulation protein produces the protein MSTFLSKAILDFFIAFGIVLGGAMIGGIGAVVSLQPPTQTMLDVAGKIKIWALAAAVGGTIDPMRVIESNVLDGNLSPAVKQILYLISAFMGAHMGTELVKWVCGGGRG, from the coding sequence ATGAGCACATTTTTGTCCAAAGCCATTCTTGATTTTTTCATTGCGTTTGGGATCGTGCTGGGCGGCGCGATGATTGGAGGTATAGGAGCAGTGGTCTCTCTCCAGCCTCCTACACAGACGATGCTTGATGTCGCAGGAAAAATAAAAATTTGGGCACTCGCAGCGGCCGTTGGCGGAACGATCGACCCGATGCGGGTGATCGAAAGCAACGTACTGGACGGCAATCTGTCTCCGGCAGTCAAACAAATTCTGTACCTGATATCCGCATTTATGGGTGCCCACATGGGTACTGAACTGGTGAAATGGGTTTGCGGTGGAGGACGGGGTTAA